Below is a genomic region from Bartonella harrusi.
GTCGTGCTGAAGTACGTCGTCTTAATGATTGGTTTTTAAATAAATTTGAAAATGAGTCTACACGTCATATTGTACGAGAACGAATCTATAAACGTGAAATGCCACTCGCTATTGGTGGTGGTGCCCCTAATTCACAAATTTTACGTAATGCACGTGCTAATATTCTACCGCATATGAGCTATCTCAATTGGCTCTGTGCATCTCGTGACTGGTTAGTCGGTTCTGAATTATCCTATGCGGATCTCGCAGCAGCAGCTTCTGTGTCTGTACTTGATTTTCTTGGGGAAATTGACTGGGAACAATCACCCGCCGCCAAAGATTGGTATACGCGGATTAAATCACGACCTTCTTTTCGCTCTCTTTTAACAGATCGCGTACGAGGAATTGTAGCAAGTCCTCATTATACAGATCTAGACTTTTAATCACCTTTCTCAACAAGGAAAAACAATATTCATTGTTTAAAAAAGACGCTTCTACATCAATAAAAGCGCATACGTTTTATACATCATATCATTAAGCATTAACTTATAAAAATAATTTGTCCTTTTATCACTTGATGAGATCATAAAATGCAGGCGTTTTTTTATCTTATAATGAATCAAAAAGTCATTTATTATACATCATAAATGCAATCATCGTACAAATAAAAAATGGACAATAGAGTAATATGATACCGATTTTTAATCCTATAATCTGCAAAACACATATTATATAATCTTCATATTACTCGTTCTATAATGTGCATAATGGTTCCTCACCAACTGCTTCTATAAACTAACAATCCCTGTACATCACTAAAGAAAGCAAAAGTTTTCTTCTATCGAGAAAAGAACTGTTGGAAAGAAAGAGGGATTTTGCCTATACTACAAGAAGTAAAGTGTTGTAAGGAGAAAAATATGCGCCTTACCGTTGTTGGTGCTAATGGAAGAATGGGACGCGAGCTTATTTCAGCTATCCATCGGAGGAATGATGTAGAACTTTATGCGGTGCTTGTGCGTAAAGGATCACCTTTTGTAAACAAAGATGCCAGCATATTGATTGGTTCAGATGCCCTTGGTGTTCACATCACTGATGATCCTGAAAGCGCTTTCTCTAACACAGAGGGTATTGTAGATTTCTCACAGCCACAAGCCAGTCTTCTTTACGCCAACTATGCGGCTCAAAAGGGTCTTGTGCATATTATTGGTACAACGGGGTTTAGTAAAGCAGAAGACGAGCAAATTGCAGATTTTGCGAAATATACGACTATTGTCAAATCTGGAAATATGAGCCTTGGAATCAATCTTTTAGCAAATCTTGTAAAAAGGGCTGCAAAAGCACTAGAATCTAATGATTTTGATATTGAGATCTATGAGATGCATCATGCCGACAAAATTGATGCCCCTTCTGGAACAGCTCTTCTTCTTGGACAAGCTGCCGCTGAAGGCCGCAATGTTATGCTAAAGAATGTGTGTATCAACGAGCGCAATAGCCATACAGGTAAACGTGAAAAAGGAACGATTGGCTTTGCCTGTTCACGAGGTGGAACGGTTGTTGGCGATCATAATGTTACTTTTGCCGGCCCAAATGAACGCATCGTTCTTTCACACGCAGCGCAAGAACGCTCTATCTTTACCAATGGCGCCTTAAAAGCAGCCTTATGGGCAAAGAATCATGAAAATGGTCTTTATTCAATGCTTGATGTTTTAGGATTGAATGATGAACTTTAAACAATCAAGATAACGCAGGAAATTTGCGCATGGAACGCACACTTGTACTCATCCGTCATGGACAAAGTGAATGGAATCTCAAAAATCTTTTCACCGGCTGGAAAGATCCAAGTTTAACAGAAAGGGGGCATGCAGAAGCAATAGCAGCAGGAAAAAAACTGAAAGAGACTGGTTTAAAATTTGATGTTGCGTATACGTCTACCTTACAACGTGCACAAAAAACGGCACAGCACATTTTAGAACAAATGGAACAATCAGACTTAGAAGTTGTTAAAACCCCCGCATTGAATGAACGTGATTATGGTGATCTCTCTGGTCTAAATAAAGATGAAGTACGCCAACAATGGGGAGAAAAGCAAGTGCAAATATGGCGTCGCTCCTATACTATTGCACCTCCAAATGGAGAAAGCCTACGCGATACTTGTGCTCGTGTTGTACCCTATTATCTTCACCATATTCAACCACATATTTTACGCTCTCAAACTGTTTTGGTCGCGGCACATGGCAACTCTCTTCGTGCTCTTATGATGGCACTTGAAGGTCTAAACAGTGAAGAAATTATCTCTCAAGAATTAGCAACTGGTATTCCTATTATCTATACTTTTCATTCCGACTCAACAATTGCATCAAAAATAATCCTCACGCCTTAAATTTCCAAAATTGTGGTAACTACAAGGAACTCAAGAGCGTTTATCTGCAAAATAAATTCTATAATTTTATTGACAGAGTAATATCGCAAGCTTAAATGAGTTTTATAGCCCGGATGGCGGAATTGGTAGACGCGCAGGTTTCAGGTACTTGTGCCGCAAGGCATGGAGGTTCGAGTCCTCTTCAGGGCACCATTTATCATCCTCAACATATTGAAATATATAATTTTTTTCTTAAAAAAGCCAATTTCAGAGCACCTTTTAGACCACCTTCTACAGTTTATACAACTTTACCTCATTTGTTGTTATTTGCTGCTTATTTTTCTTCGGGGTAAAGGCCAAGATTTCTTTTTTTCTCCATCTTACCGCTCTCCCTAGCTTATAAGGCTCAGGAAACACCCCTTGAAACACCCAATTGCGAATCGTTGTGGTTGATACGCTAAAAAGCTCTGCACATTCGCGTGTTGTCACATATCTATCACCATCATCAAATATCATCTCATGACCTTTCACTCTTTTACGTTACATAATGGGCGGCCATACTAGGAAACATATGGAGCTTTCCCATTTTTAAAAATTTGTATGCTTATTTTTTAGATATGCTTAATTTCATATTTCCAATCCTGTAATTGTGTAAGAGCCAAGGCTATTTGCCCTCTATGGCACATGCATACATTGGCTTCAAAACAAGTAATTGCAACGCGCTTTTTGTTTAAAAAGACTTGATATCATGTGTTTATTGCACACAAATGATTTTTGAGTGTTGTCTTTTGATATTCTTCAAAAAGACGTTCGTAATCTTTTTGTGTTTTCAAATTTTGTCGTTTTTCAGAGGCAATGCCAAGTTCAGGCATATGCATATATTCAATATTAATGTTGTTTACAGCTTTCTCCAATTGTCTTTTCGAAAACCCATGTTTTCTACTTATTGGATTTCTACGAACATCACATAAAGTTTTGATATTGTTTTCTATGAGACAATCAAGATAATTCTCAAGGGACTTTCCTTCATAGCCAATTGTAAAAAAACAAGCTTTCTCATCTTTAGCTGGGTGTAGGATACTCTGTTTGATATTACACACGTTTTACTTCCTTACATAATGGGTGTGGGTGCTGAGAGGAGGAGAGCACCCCCATAGGGTTATGCAGCTTTTGTCAAGATCTGCTTCATGTCTTGCTCTATTTCTGCTAAAAAGACCTCGACTGCTTTAGTAATCTGTTCAATTTGTTCATCATCACGGTGGATGCGTTGGATTTTATACGCAAGTGAGATGACCTCTCTACAAATTGTGGATTATAACTGATGAAATGACACCATTTGCGCCCTGTACAAGCCATTTGGAATTGCATCTGCACTCTGTATTCAGGCTTAATCTCGTCATACATAAAAAAACGAAGATGTGTCGTTGATTGTGGACATTTGACTTCAACTAAACCGTCTTCACCAATCAAACCATCCGGACTAGCCCCCGCCATTTTGATGGTAGGATGAGGTATAAAACCGCATTTTATGACATCGGCATCATAAATGAATTCATATTCTTTCAGGGCGTCCTCTTCATGTTCAATCCCCCATTGCATAGATGGTGTTATATAAGATTGGCTTATTTCCCCTGTTAAGCGTTCTGTCATGAGTTTCATTTTGTAGTCTTCATATTTGCTTGTCGGCAATCCTTTGGCTGTTCTACTGAGGACATTGTAAACATTAGACGCGGTAATTTTCCCTAATCTTGCTTGAAACCATTCTGCTGTTCTTTGTTCCATCTCACGCACCTAATCTTTGTTTTGCTTCAGAAGCTTGACGGTTTTGTTTTTTATACAAATTATTCAGGACGGTTTGCGCTTGTTCAAAAGTCATTTCGGAAATGCTATTTACATTTACAGAAGCCAACATTTTTGTTTCGTTTGC
It encodes:
- a CDS encoding glutathione S-transferase family protein; this encodes MLTLFHSPLSSASRFIRLILGEYGITAQLIEEHEWARRHEFLALNPAGHVPVLLDEHEVPLSGAIVIYEYLDETHGSLRQENKLFPENPLSRAEVRRLNDWFLNKFENESTRHIVRERIYKREMPLAIGGGAPNSQILRNARANILPHMSYLNWLCASRDWLVGSELSYADLAAAASVSVLDFLGEIDWEQSPAAKDWYTRIKSRPSFRSLLTDRVRGIVASPHYTDLDF
- the dapB gene encoding 4-hydroxy-tetrahydrodipicolinate reductase; this translates as MRLTVVGANGRMGRELISAIHRRNDVELYAVLVRKGSPFVNKDASILIGSDALGVHITDDPESAFSNTEGIVDFSQPQASLLYANYAAQKGLVHIIGTTGFSKAEDEQIADFAKYTTIVKSGNMSLGINLLANLVKRAAKALESNDFDIEIYEMHHADKIDAPSGTALLLGQAAAEGRNVMLKNVCINERNSHTGKREKGTIGFACSRGGTVVGDHNVTFAGPNERIVLSHAAQERSIFTNGALKAALWAKNHENGLYSMLDVLGLNDEL
- a CDS encoding helix-turn-helix transcriptional regulator; this encodes MIFDDGDRYVTTRECAELFSVSTTTIRNWVFQGVFPEPYKLGRAVRWRKKEILAFTPKKNKQQITTNEVKLYKL
- a CDS encoding 2,3-bisphosphoglycerate-dependent phosphoglycerate mutase, which codes for MERTLVLIRHGQSEWNLKNLFTGWKDPSLTERGHAEAIAAGKKLKETGLKFDVAYTSTLQRAQKTAQHILEQMEQSDLEVVKTPALNERDYGDLSGLNKDEVRQQWGEKQVQIWRRSYTIAPPNGESLRDTCARVVPYYLHHIQPHILRSQTVLVAAHGNSLRALMMALEGLNSEEIISQELATGIPIIYTFHSDSTIASKIILTP
- a CDS encoding DUF488 domain-containing protein, producing the protein MCNIKQSILHPAKDEKACFFTIGYEGKSLENYLDCLIENNIKTLCDVRRNPISRKHGFSKRQLEKAVNNINIEYMHMPELGIASEKRQNLKTQKDYERLFEEYQKTTLKNHLCAINT